Proteins encoded in a region of the Longimicrobium sp. genome:
- a CDS encoding PaaI family thioesterase, translating to MQPQDPDFEARVRASFQRQQVMATLGARLTRVAPGETDVELPFRSDLIQQHGFLHAGIVTTILDSACGYAAFSLMPAEAEVLSIEFKTNLLAPARGELLVARGRVVRAGRTITVCQADGVMVNGGREVHVATMTATMMTVLGRGVAG from the coding sequence GTGCAGCCGCAGGACCCTGATTTCGAGGCGCGCGTGCGGGCGAGCTTCCAGCGCCAGCAGGTGATGGCCACGCTCGGCGCGCGTCTCACCCGGGTCGCGCCCGGCGAGACGGACGTCGAGCTTCCCTTTCGGAGCGACCTCATACAGCAGCACGGCTTCCTCCACGCCGGCATCGTGACGACGATCCTGGACAGCGCCTGCGGATACGCCGCATTCTCGCTGATGCCGGCGGAGGCGGAGGTGCTCAGCATCGAGTTCAAGACGAACCTGCTGGCGCCCGCGCGCGGCGAGCTCCTTGTGGCCCGCGGCCGCGTGGTGCGCGCCGGCCGCACCATCACCGTCTGCCAGGCGGACGGCGTGATGGTCAATGGCGGCCGCGAGGTGCACGTCGCCACCATGACCGCGACGATGATGACCGTCCTCGGCCGCGGCGTGGCGGGCTAG
- a CDS encoding S9 family peptidase, with protein sequence MHRFRTAIALAAAVLAATSAATAQARRPLVPLDLYHMRTASDVALAPDGGSVVYVVTQADSATNKYRRDLWIARTDGSGTPRRLTWTNSAATGGPVFSPDGGRLAFVSARDGGRGQVWILPLAEGGEAWPLTDLRTGATGPVWSPRGDRVAFTSALTPMELDSTRRDTSKVNTAAIRRIDQDRAAALAAIRAKLREDARDDDPRIVTRLNFMGETGIEGERWRQVYVVDARPEAKPVRLTSGLWGSSAPSWSPDGSSIIFSSAEPRGAYHADVEEESDLVVIPAGGGAPRRIAEAGYEENSPRYSPDGQYIAYVRQHVAGRFPTAVNNELVVMRADGSGRRSVTGPMDRSVGAFHFGAGGWLYFTVQSEGAIPLYRTRLDRIAPRRVASGPRGVTSFDVEGRTVAWAQMSPQRPSDVYSAALDGTRERRLTTLNDSLLARVYVADYEEMWYRSFDGRRIQGWVMKPIGYTPGSRPPLAVEMHGGPHAMWGPGESSMWLEYQSLAGAGYTVFFSNPRGSGGYGEETLQSIHRNWGTPPARDVLIGADSVLARGLADPAKQAVTGGSYAGYLTAWIIAKEAPQRFKAAAAQRGVYDLSIWWGASNTFRLFEGEFGGRPWEQADIAREQSPLTHVANVRTPLLMLHGEQDYRTTIAGAEAFYRALTVLGRPVEFVRYPREGHELTRSGEPAHRVDHMLRIVEWFERHVRPEVR encoded by the coding sequence ATGCATCGATTCCGAACCGCCATAGCACTCGCCGCGGCCGTGCTCGCCGCAACCAGCGCCGCGACGGCCCAGGCGCGGCGCCCGCTGGTGCCGCTCGACCTGTACCACATGCGCACCGCGTCGGACGTGGCGCTGGCGCCGGACGGGGGGAGCGTCGTGTACGTGGTGACGCAGGCCGACTCCGCCACCAACAAGTACCGCCGCGACCTGTGGATCGCACGCACCGACGGCTCGGGCACCCCGCGCCGCCTCACCTGGACCAATAGCGCCGCCACCGGTGGGCCGGTCTTCTCGCCGGACGGCGGGCGGCTCGCCTTCGTCAGCGCGCGCGACGGGGGGCGGGGGCAGGTGTGGATCCTTCCGCTGGCCGAGGGGGGCGAGGCGTGGCCCCTCACCGACCTGCGCACCGGCGCCACGGGGCCGGTCTGGTCGCCACGGGGGGACCGCGTCGCCTTCACCTCGGCGCTGACGCCGATGGAGCTGGACAGCACGCGCCGCGACACGAGCAAGGTGAACACCGCCGCCATCCGCCGCATCGACCAGGACCGCGCCGCCGCGCTGGCCGCCATCCGCGCCAAGCTGCGCGAGGACGCCCGCGACGACGACCCGCGCATCGTCACCCGCCTCAACTTCATGGGCGAGACCGGGATCGAGGGGGAGCGCTGGCGGCAGGTGTACGTGGTGGACGCGCGCCCCGAGGCGAAGCCCGTGCGCCTGACCTCCGGCCTGTGGGGGAGCAGCGCGCCGTCGTGGTCGCCGGACGGGAGCTCAATCATCTTCTCCTCCGCCGAGCCGCGCGGCGCCTACCACGCGGACGTCGAGGAGGAGTCCGACCTGGTGGTGATCCCCGCGGGCGGGGGGGCGCCGCGGCGCATCGCGGAGGCGGGGTACGAGGAGAATTCGCCGCGCTACTCGCCGGACGGGCAGTACATCGCGTACGTCCGCCAGCACGTCGCCGGCCGCTTCCCCACCGCCGTCAACAACGAGCTGGTGGTGATGCGGGCGGACGGCAGCGGGCGCCGCAGCGTCACCGGGCCGATGGACCGCTCGGTGGGCGCCTTCCACTTCGGAGCCGGCGGATGGCTGTACTTCACCGTGCAGTCGGAGGGCGCCATTCCGCTCTACCGCACGCGGCTGGACCGCATCGCGCCGCGGCGGGTGGCGTCGGGGCCGCGCGGAGTGACCTCGTTCGACGTGGAGGGGCGCACCGTGGCGTGGGCGCAGATGAGCCCGCAGCGCCCCAGCGACGTCTACTCCGCGGCCCTGGACGGCACGCGCGAGCGGCGGCTGACCACGCTCAACGACTCGCTCCTGGCCCGCGTGTACGTGGCGGACTACGAGGAGATGTGGTACCGCTCGTTCGATGGGCGTCGCATCCAGGGATGGGTGATGAAGCCCATCGGCTACACCCCCGGCTCGCGCCCGCCGCTGGCGGTGGAGATGCACGGCGGCCCGCACGCCATGTGGGGCCCGGGCGAATCGAGCATGTGGCTGGAGTACCAGTCGCTGGCGGGGGCGGGGTACACCGTCTTCTTCAGCAACCCGCGCGGATCGGGGGGCTACGGCGAGGAGACGCTGCAGAGCATCCACCGCAACTGGGGGACGCCGCCGGCGCGCGACGTCCTGATCGGCGCGGACAGCGTGCTGGCGCGCGGCCTGGCCGACCCGGCGAAGCAGGCCGTCACCGGCGGGAGCTACGCCGGCTACCTGACGGCGTGGATCATCGCCAAGGAGGCGCCGCAGCGCTTCAAGGCGGCGGCGGCGCAGCGCGGCGTGTACGACCTGTCCATCTGGTGGGGCGCGTCCAACACCTTCCGCCTCTTCGAGGGCGAGTTCGGCGGGCGCCCGTGGGAGCAGGCCGACATCGCCCGCGAGCAGTCGCCGCTGACGCACGTCGCCAACGTGCGCACCCCGCTCCTGATGCTGCACGGCGAGCAGGACTACCGCACCACCATCGCCGGCGCCGAGGCGTTCTACCGCGCCCTCACCGTGCTCGGCCGGCCGGTGGAGTTCGTGCGCTACCCGCGCGAGGGCCACGAGCTCACCCGCTCCGGCGAGCCCGCGCACCGCGTGGACCACATGCTGAGGATCGTGGAGTGGTTCGAGCGCCACGTGCGGCCCGAGGTGCGCTGA
- a CDS encoding DUF5715 family protein, whose translation MRAIRSWSGAGLLVAAGVACGRAENEGLTETQPARVERAAPAAAPAELAAVVAPTDMSVQRARIVARVDSVDRALRKVRGLTREERAALRQDVNATQLAVAQSGGVRASGEAEVARLRRSGRLVELEDTTSYWVLRDLTHSVPLSTPSARGMLLEASRRFQARMDEMGLPRFRLTVTSVLRTDESQADLRQSNSNAAAGVSTHEYGTTMDISHIRFAPPAARPGLPPELAQLQDSLMLDVAKRHASALQGELGRVLGDMRREGKVKVMMERQQPVYHTTVAARIRAPEHVE comes from the coding sequence ATGCGTGCAATCCGGAGTTGGAGCGGAGCGGGGCTGCTGGTGGCTGCGGGAGTCGCCTGCGGGCGGGCGGAGAACGAGGGGCTCACCGAGACCCAGCCGGCACGCGTGGAGAGGGCGGCACCCGCGGCCGCTCCGGCCGAGCTCGCCGCCGTCGTGGCGCCGACCGACATGTCCGTGCAGCGCGCGCGCATCGTGGCGCGGGTGGACTCGGTGGACCGCGCGCTGCGCAAGGTGCGCGGGCTGACGCGGGAGGAGCGCGCCGCGCTTCGCCAGGACGTGAACGCCACGCAGCTCGCCGTGGCGCAGTCGGGCGGCGTGCGCGCCTCTGGGGAGGCGGAGGTCGCACGGCTGCGCCGCTCCGGGCGGCTGGTGGAGCTGGAGGACACCACGAGCTACTGGGTGCTTCGCGACCTCACCCACTCCGTCCCCCTCTCGACACCCTCCGCGCGCGGGATGCTGCTGGAGGCGTCGCGCCGGTTCCAGGCGCGCATGGACGAGATGGGCCTCCCGCGCTTCCGCCTGACCGTGACCTCCGTGCTGCGCACCGACGAGTCGCAGGCAGACCTTCGCCAGAGCAACTCCAACGCGGCGGCCGGGGTGAGCACGCACGAGTACGGCACCACGATGGACATCTCCCACATCCGCTTCGCCCCGCCCGCGGCCAGGCCGGGTCTGCCGCCCGAGCTGGCGCAGCTCCAGGACTCGCTGATGCTGGACGTGGCCAAGCGCCACGCCAGCGCGCTGCAGGGCGAGCTGGGCCGCGTCCTCGGCGACATGCGCAGGGAGGGCAAGGTCAAGGTGATGATGGAGCGCCAGCAGCCCGTCTACCACACCACCGTCGCAGCCCGCATCCGTGCCCCCGAGCACGTGGAGTAG
- a CDS encoding phospholipase D-like domain-containing protein, translating into MHHPILRYALAATLALLAACEREPVATPIAAPIAAPARVMAASTIGVVRLEAHFTDMRAGVTQDMSILNHLIHLIDNAPAGATIRTAIHNISANVVQAALQRAKDRGVSVYVVLSGNHHPGDPEDDGDTSPEDLQKYLDGGAGTRFRWCVNGGTYTGLGWDGCIAREASAIMHSKLVLISSTKDATGAARSYVTWFGSANMTYATGSNTYNNTVTVYGDRTLYDNFVGEYWTKLWNKTSFAGNDYYDSGTGRGYFGGSVANLQVYASPEQQTDLVYNRLTYIDPDTSCAIRVAENMFNDTRSNVAELLVAKKRAGCWVSVAVGSIGSQSLSILRNAGIEVRRINTHDKFILVKGKYAGSTVTRRIVFTGSHNLSHSANYLNDELFVKLEDDTIYAGFRYSWERMTADEDVYEYP; encoded by the coding sequence ATGCACCATCCCATCTTGCGGTACGCCCTGGCCGCGACCCTCGCACTGCTCGCCGCGTGTGAGCGCGAGCCCGTCGCAACGCCGATCGCGGCGCCCATCGCGGCACCGGCCCGGGTGATGGCGGCATCGACCATCGGCGTCGTGCGGCTGGAGGCGCACTTCACCGACATGCGCGCCGGGGTGACGCAGGACATGTCGATCCTCAACCACCTGATCCACCTGATCGACAACGCGCCGGCCGGGGCCACGATCCGCACCGCCATCCACAACATCAGCGCGAACGTGGTGCAGGCGGCGCTGCAGCGGGCCAAGGACCGGGGCGTCAGCGTGTACGTGGTGCTCAGCGGCAACCATCATCCCGGTGACCCGGAAGACGACGGCGACACCTCGCCCGAGGACCTGCAGAAGTACCTCGACGGCGGCGCGGGGACTCGCTTCCGCTGGTGCGTCAACGGAGGGACGTACACGGGGCTGGGATGGGACGGGTGCATCGCGCGCGAGGCGAGCGCCATCATGCACTCCAAGCTCGTCCTCATCAGCTCCACAAAGGATGCGACGGGTGCCGCGCGCAGCTACGTGACCTGGTTCGGATCGGCCAACATGACGTACGCCACGGGCTCCAACACCTACAACAACACCGTGACGGTGTACGGCGACCGAACGCTGTACGACAACTTCGTGGGCGAGTACTGGACGAAGCTGTGGAACAAGACCAGCTTCGCCGGCAACGACTACTACGATTCGGGGACGGGGCGCGGCTACTTCGGCGGGTCGGTGGCGAACCTGCAGGTGTACGCGTCGCCCGAGCAGCAGACGGACCTGGTGTACAACCGGCTCACCTACATCGACCCGGACACGAGCTGCGCCATCCGCGTGGCCGAGAACATGTTCAACGACACGCGCAGCAACGTCGCCGAGCTGCTGGTGGCCAAGAAGCGGGCGGGGTGCTGGGTGTCGGTGGCGGTGGGGTCCATCGGATCGCAGTCGCTCTCCATCCTGCGCAACGCCGGCATCGAGGTGCGGCGCATCAACACGCACGACAAGTTCATCCTGGTGAAGGGGAAGTACGCCGGCTCCACCGTCACGCGCCGCATCGTCTTCACCGGCTCGCACAACCTCTCCCACTCCGCCAACTACCTCAACGACGAGCTCTTTGTGAAGCTGGAGGACGATACGATCTACGCCGGCTTCCGCTATTCGTGGGAGCGGATGACGGCGGACGAGGACGTCTACGAATATCCGTGA
- a CDS encoding DUF1801 domain-containing protein: MVQNAAATAEEYVQSLPDDRREAVAAVRDVILRNLPDGYTETASGGMITYGIPLERFPNTYNKQPLSYVALASQKNHIALYMMGAYGDPAHAKWIEEGFARAGKKLDMGKSCIRFRKLDDLPLEVIGEAVARMPPEELMALHDAAHPPKPKKPRST; this comes from the coding sequence ATGGTGCAGAACGCAGCCGCGACGGCCGAGGAATACGTGCAATCGCTCCCCGATGACCGCCGCGAGGCGGTGGCGGCGGTGCGCGACGTCATCCTGCGCAACCTGCCGGACGGGTACACCGAGACGGCGAGCGGTGGGATGATCACGTACGGCATCCCGCTGGAGCGTTTCCCCAACACGTACAACAAACAGCCGCTGAGCTACGTGGCGCTGGCGTCGCAAAAGAACCACATCGCGCTGTACATGATGGGCGCCTACGGCGATCCCGCGCACGCGAAGTGGATCGAGGAGGGCTTCGCGCGGGCCGGAAAGAAGCTGGACATGGGCAAGTCGTGCATTCGCTTCCGCAAGCTCGACGACCTGCCGCTGGAGGTGATCGGGGAGGCCGTGGCCCGCATGCCTCCCGAGGAGCTCATGGCGCTGCACGATGCCGCCCACCCGCCGAAGCCGAAGAAGCCCCGCTCCACCTGA
- a CDS encoding PAS domain S-box protein, producing the protein MNPSDPQREGAWQGAAPSLAESAAAAYAGGAAVAEGAGLYRLLVDSVRDYAIFALDAGGHILSWNAGAARLKGYAPHEIIGRHFSTFYPAVDIEARKPEWELETAIREGSVEDEGWRIRKDGTRFWANVVITALRDESGTLVGFAKVTRDLTERRRSEELLRQSEERFRLLVQSVRDYAIFMLDPRGQIVSWNAGAERINGYTPEEVIGLHFSIFYPPEERGSGKPVWELETAARDGKFEEEGWRVRKDGTRFWASVLVAPLFGDEGSLVGFAKVTRDLTERLAAQERLMADQRRIAEAEATSRTRSEFLAAMSHELRTPINATLGYTELMEMGVAGALTAQQREYLERIRRTQQHLLGIITDLLNYSRIEAGQVEYDLAPVQACDIVDAVLPMVEPQALRKGLVLLRAPCEDGLVALADRAKAQQIVLNLLGNAVKFTPAGGSVTVTCGAEAARIVITVTDTGEGIEPDQHAAIFEPFVQLGRSLTSGHEGTGLGLAISRDLARAMGGDLTVRSTPGEGAVFTLALESAGVKTSAKS; encoded by the coding sequence ATGAATCCGTCCGACCCCCAGAGGGAGGGCGCCTGGCAGGGCGCCGCCCCCTCGCTGGCCGAGAGCGCCGCCGCGGCCTACGCGGGCGGCGCCGCCGTGGCCGAGGGCGCCGGGCTCTACCGGCTGCTGGTGGACAGCGTGCGCGACTACGCCATCTTCGCGCTGGACGCGGGGGGGCACATCCTCAGCTGGAACGCGGGCGCCGCGCGGCTCAAGGGCTACGCGCCGCACGAGATCATCGGCCGGCACTTCTCCACCTTCTATCCGGCCGTGGACATCGAGGCGCGGAAGCCGGAGTGGGAGCTGGAGACGGCGATCCGCGAGGGGAGCGTGGAGGACGAGGGGTGGCGCATCCGCAAGGACGGCACGCGCTTCTGGGCCAACGTGGTCATCACCGCCCTGCGCGACGAGTCGGGGACGCTGGTGGGGTTCGCCAAGGTCACGCGCGACCTCACCGAGCGCCGCCGCTCCGAGGAGCTGCTGCGCCAGAGCGAGGAGCGCTTCCGCCTCCTGGTGCAGAGCGTGCGCGACTACGCCATCTTCATGCTGGATCCCCGCGGCCAAATCGTGAGCTGGAACGCGGGCGCCGAGCGCATCAACGGGTACACGCCGGAGGAGGTCATCGGCCTGCACTTCTCCATCTTCTACCCGCCCGAGGAGCGCGGAAGCGGCAAGCCGGTGTGGGAGCTGGAGACCGCGGCGCGCGACGGGAAGTTCGAGGAGGAGGGGTGGCGCGTGCGCAAGGACGGCACACGCTTCTGGGCGAGCGTCCTCGTCGCGCCGCTGTTCGGCGACGAGGGCAGCCTGGTGGGCTTCGCCAAGGTGACGCGCGACCTCACGGAGCGCCTCGCGGCCCAGGAGCGCCTGATGGCCGACCAGCGGCGCATCGCCGAAGCGGAGGCGACGAGCCGCACGCGGAGCGAGTTCCTGGCCGCGATGTCGCACGAGCTGCGCACGCCCATCAACGCCACGCTGGGCTACACGGAGCTGATGGAGATGGGGGTGGCGGGCGCGCTGACGGCGCAGCAGCGCGAGTACCTGGAGCGCATCCGCCGCACGCAGCAGCACCTGCTGGGCATCATCACGGACCTGCTCAACTACAGCCGCATCGAGGCCGGCCAGGTGGAGTACGACCTCGCCCCCGTCCAAGCGTGCGACATCGTGGATGCCGTGCTCCCCATGGTGGAGCCGCAGGCGTTGAGAAAGGGCCTCGTCCTGCTCCGCGCCCCCTGCGAAGATGGGCTGGTGGCGCTCGCCGACCGTGCCAAGGCGCAGCAGATCGTGCTGAACCTGCTGGGCAACGCCGTCAAGTTCACCCCCGCCGGCGGCAGCGTCACCGTCACCTGTGGCGCGGAGGCCGCGCGCATCGTCATCACCGTCACCGACACGGGCGAGGGGATCGAGCCGGACCAGCACGCCGCCATCTTTGAGCCGTTCGTGCAGCTCGGCCGCTCGCTGACCAGCGGCCACGAGGGCACGGGCCTGGGCCTGGCCATCAGCCGCGACCTCGCCCGCGCCATGGGCGGCGACCTGACGGTGCGCAGCACGCCGGGGGAGGGGGCGGTGTTTACGCTGGCGTTGGAAAGTGCGGGAGTAAAAACAAGTGCTAAGTCCTGA
- a CDS encoding glycoside hydrolase family 3 N-terminal domain-containing protein, producing MTRLLRTLLPTLLTPALVLAACAPPAGPRAITADSPPLATDAAGEAWVERTLAGMTLRQRVAQLVFPWISGKSPAQEPEEAARMLEWVGRGEVGGLIVSIGAPAEMAAKLHAAQRGARVPLLIVSDLETGPGMRLTPGGTSMPPAMAFGAADDEALAREAGRVTAAEGRAVGIHLTFGPVLDVNSNPDNPIINVRSFGERPDRVGRLASAWIEGARAGGLLTVGKHFPGHGDTQVDSHVGLAAISADSGRLARVELVPFQAAAGAGMDGMLVGHIAMQGIEGPNAAPATLSPRITTDLLRGQMGFRGIVFTDALNMGAVTRTYPIAEASILALLAGADALLQPPGHEEVIDSVVSAVQSGRIPAARVEDAARRILRAKAAAGLHRARTGGPVPGAGVGSAEHAEVARRVAERSIVLVRDRNGAVPIRRGARVLHVTYAGRARAGMALQRGLAAGGLMVEHVLVGPSTPEAVFDSLRTRAASADVVVASAAIAPVHNQALGLGGGFAAWVEALSASGRPVVAVSLGSPYLLSGFPSVTAYLLAWDTTEASEGAAARALLGTGAIRGRLPVSLPPHHRVGEGLDRGR from the coding sequence ATGACGCGCCTCCTCCGCACCCTGCTCCCAACCCTCCTCACCCCCGCGCTGGTGCTGGCCGCCTGCGCGCCGCCTGCCGGCCCGCGGGCGATCACCGCCGACAGCCCGCCGCTCGCGACCGATGCGGCGGGGGAGGCGTGGGTTGAGAGGACGCTCGCGGGGATGACGCTGCGGCAGCGGGTGGCGCAGCTCGTCTTCCCCTGGATCAGCGGCAAGTCGCCCGCGCAGGAGCCGGAGGAGGCGGCGCGGATGCTGGAGTGGGTCGGGCGCGGGGAGGTGGGCGGGCTGATCGTCTCCATCGGCGCGCCGGCGGAGATGGCGGCGAAGCTGCACGCGGCCCAGCGCGGGGCCCGCGTGCCGCTGCTGATCGTGAGCGACCTGGAGACGGGGCCGGGGATGCGGCTCACCCCCGGCGGTACCTCCATGCCCCCCGCGATGGCGTTCGGCGCGGCGGACGACGAGGCGCTGGCGCGCGAGGCGGGCCGGGTGACCGCGGCGGAGGGGCGCGCGGTGGGCATCCACCTGACCTTTGGGCCGGTGCTGGACGTCAACTCGAATCCCGACAATCCCATCATCAACGTGCGCTCCTTTGGCGAGCGGCCGGACCGGGTGGGGCGGCTCGCGTCGGCGTGGATCGAGGGGGCGCGGGCCGGGGGGCTGCTCACGGTGGGCAAGCACTTTCCGGGGCACGGCGACACGCAGGTGGACTCGCACGTGGGCCTCGCCGCCATCAGCGCCGACTCGGGGCGTCTGGCGCGCGTGGAGCTGGTCCCCTTCCAGGCGGCGGCGGGCGCGGGGATGGACGGAATGCTCGTAGGCCACATCGCCATGCAGGGGATCGAGGGGCCGAACGCCGCCCCCGCCACGCTCTCCCCGCGCATCACGACGGACCTGCTGCGCGGGCAGATGGGCTTCCGCGGCATCGTCTTTACCGATGCGCTGAACATGGGTGCGGTGACGCGCACCTACCCCATCGCCGAAGCGAGCATCCTCGCGCTCCTGGCCGGCGCGGATGCGCTGCTCCAGCCGCCGGGGCACGAGGAGGTGATCGACTCCGTGGTCTCGGCGGTGCAGTCGGGGCGCATCCCGGCGGCGCGGGTGGAGGACGCGGCGCGGCGCATCCTGCGGGCGAAGGCGGCGGCGGGGCTGCACCGCGCGCGCACCGGCGGACCCGTGCCGGGCGCGGGCGTGGGATCGGCGGAGCACGCGGAGGTGGCCCGGCGCGTCGCCGAGCGCTCCATCGTGCTGGTGCGCGACCGCAACGGGGCGGTCCCCATCCGCCGCGGCGCGCGCGTGCTCCACGTCACCTACGCGGGGCGCGCGCGGGCGGGGATGGCGCTGCAGCGGGGGCTGGCGGCCGGCGGGCTGATGGTGGAGCACGTGCTGGTAGGTCCCTCCACCCCGGAGGCGGTGTTCGACTCGTTGCGCACGCGCGCCGCGTCCGCGGACGTGGTGGTGGCGAGCGCGGCCATCGCGCCGGTGCACAACCAGGCACTGGGGCTGGGCGGCGGGTTCGCGGCTTGGGTGGAGGCGCTTTCCGCGTCTGGGCGGCCGGTGGTGGCGGTGTCGCTGGGGAGTCCGTACCTGCTGAGCGGCTTCCCCTCCGTCACCGCCTACCTCCTGGCCTGGGACACGACGGAGGCATCCGAGGGCGCCGCCGCGCGCGCGCTGCTGGGGACGGGCGCCATCCGCGGCCGCCTTCCCGTGTCGCTGCCGCCGCACCACCGCGTGGGCGAGGGGCTCGATCGCGGCCGCTGA